The following are encoded together in the Candidatus Methylomirabilis oxygeniifera genome:
- a CDS encoding protein of unknown function (Evidence 5 : No homology to any previously reported sequences) gives MIVDPDGVLPAPVTVETFQVVPWGSRQLFEITYPVQLVQLPTGNRPHGAGAGPAC, from the coding sequence TTGATCGTTGATCCTGATGGCGTGCTGCCCGCTCCGGTCACCGTGGAGACGTTCCAAGTGGTTCCCTGGGGGTCTCGCCAGCTCTTTGAGATCACGTACCCGGTTCAGTTGGTCCAGCTTCCGACGGGCAACAGGCCACACGGCGCTGGGGCAGGTCCTGCGTGCTGA
- a CDS encoding conserved protein of unknown function (Evidence 4 : Homologs of previously reported genes of unknown function) → MRTGPITASQGSAVARRVPARPWPGTARPAEPQRVVPAVPPDPEVPTKPARRRFTAAEKLRILRLADACTVSGSLGALLRKEGLYSSNLTTWRRQRDAGTLSALTPQKRGRKPSIRSPLAQEHEQLRRENERLTRRLRQAELIIDVQKKVSQILGIPLATSEAGGSD, encoded by the coding sequence ATGAGAACTGGACCGATCACAGCTTCCCAGGGCAGCGCAGTCGCCCGCCGAGTCCCCGCACGTCCGTGGCCTGGCACCGCACGCCCCGCCGAGCCGCAGCGGGTGGTCCCAGCAGTCCCACCCGATCCCGAGGTGCCCACAAAGCCGGCACGACGACGGTTCACCGCAGCCGAGAAGCTCCGCATCTTGAGACTCGCCGATGCCTGCACGGTGTCGGGGAGCCTGGGGGCGCTCTTACGCAAGGAGGGGCTGTACTCGTCGAACCTCACCACCTGGCGCCGACAGCGGGACGCGGGCACCCTGTCCGCCCTCACGCCCCAGAAGCGGGGCCGCAAACCGTCGATCCGCAGTCCACTCGCCCAGGAGCATGAGCAGCTTCGTCGGGAGAACGAACGGCTGACGCGGCGGCTCCGACAGGCCGAGCTCATCATTGATGTTCAAAAAAAAGTTTCGCAGATCCTGGGGATCCCCCTGGCGACCTCCGAGGCAGGAGGCAGCGACTGA
- a CDS encoding putative Sel1 domain protein repeat-containing protein (Evidence 3 : Function proposed based on presence of conserved amino acid motif, structural feature or limited homology): MRKKILLSLNVICIALWTGLAISSPASTDFLQGLSAFRNGDYEAAIREFRSSAHVGDNQVLKWLGQSYLELARATLKHGGDYRSVIDTGIRDLHPFAEEGKSESEYSLGLLYEFRQNSQEAIRWFRRAAEREHAMAQWTLGSMYRVGKIGGQGVDQDFYEARRWFERAANNGEHLGMESLGRLYAEGKGVAKNYLVAIKWLERAIEKGNRGALVALGSMYEHGKGVPKNEERARELYRKAANLGDYVAKRILEEKPLAEKGNAEAQFWIGERWLGGDGVVEDIDEALRCLEKAAEQGYVSAIRTLGFIYQKGWHAPQDFVLAHKWYNIAASLEDQKSRWDRDEVARLMTPEQIGEAQNLAREWMTSHRKK, encoded by the coding sequence ATGCGGAAAAAGATACTACTCAGTCTGAACGTCATCTGTATCGCTTTGTGGACGGGTCTTGCAATTAGCAGCCCCGCCAGTACTGACTTTCTACAGGGCCTGTCCGCTTTCCGAAATGGCGATTACGAGGCAGCAATTCGAGAGTTTAGATCCTCGGCGCATGTAGGCGACAACCAGGTCTTGAAATGGCTTGGCCAATCATACCTAGAACTCGCAAGAGCAACCCTCAAGCATGGTGGAGACTATAGGTCTGTTATCGACACCGGCATCCGCGATCTCCACCCTTTTGCCGAAGAGGGTAAAAGCGAGTCGGAGTACTCGCTGGGTCTTCTATACGAGTTCCGGCAGAATTCTCAAGAAGCGATACGTTGGTTTCGTAGGGCCGCAGAACGAGAACACGCAATGGCACAATGGACGTTAGGGTCCATGTATCGAGTTGGAAAGATTGGCGGTCAAGGTGTGGACCAAGACTTTTACGAAGCAAGGAGATGGTTTGAACGAGCTGCCAATAATGGTGAGCATCTTGGGATGGAGAGCTTAGGTCGGCTTTACGCAGAGGGGAAGGGTGTCGCCAAAAATTACTTGGTGGCAATCAAGTGGTTGGAGAGAGCAATCGAAAAGGGAAATCGCGGGGCTTTGGTGGCGCTCGGTAGCATGTATGAGCACGGAAAAGGAGTGCCCAAGAACGAAGAAAGGGCAAGGGAGCTTTATCGAAAGGCAGCCAACCTCGGGGATTATGTTGCGAAACGAATCCTCGAAGAGAAGCCACTTGCCGAAAAAGGCAACGCAGAAGCCCAGTTTTGGATTGGCGAGCGTTGGCTAGGTGGCGATGGAGTTGTAGAAGATATAGATGAAGCTCTCCGCTGTTTGGAAAAGGCGGCCGAACAGGGCTACGTTTCAGCAATTCGGACCTTGGGTTTTATATACCAGAAGGGATGGCACGCGCCTCAAGACTTCGTACTCGCTCATAAATGGTACAACATCGCAGCTTCGTTAGAGGATCAGAAATCCAGGTGGGACCGCGACGAGGTTGCGAGGCTCATGACACCAGAGCAAATAGGAGAGGCACAGAATCTGGCACGTGAGTGGATGACGTCTCATCGGAAAAAATGA
- a CDS encoding protein of unknown function (Evidence 5 : No homology to any previously reported sequences), with translation MQALARLLHSGTREMIVEFKTLSLQGGAPLGYYIGVKL, from the coding sequence TTGCAAGCACTGGCACGACTCCTCCACTCAGGTACGCGAGAAATGATTGTTGAGTTCAAGACCCTCTCACTCCAAGGGGGTGCGCCTCTTGGATATTACATAGGAGTCAAGTTATGA
- a CDS encoding conserved protein of unknown function (Evidence 4 : Homologs of previously reported genes of unknown function), which translates to MINELLHASESLQALMTLLKAAQHLSNYNEIVAAVSEVNAKLMQANAIALSSQEKQSLLSNRITELENQLRELNNWESESQRYQLIQFTFGGYAFCLTPGLENTEPPHYLCAACMNQRKKSILQPYGEAFLRCSLCHEEIQIANLSPVRVDTHFDLRES; encoded by the coding sequence ATGATTAACGAACTCTTGCATGCATCCGAAAGTCTCCAGGCTCTTATGACCCTTCTTAAGGCTGCGCAGCACCTTTCCAATTATAACGAAATCGTAGCCGCAGTCTCGGAGGTAAACGCCAAGCTCATGCAAGCTAACGCGATAGCTCTCTCTTCCCAAGAAAAGCAATCTCTTCTTTCCAATCGCATAACTGAACTTGAAAACCAATTGCGAGAACTCAACAATTGGGAAAGTGAGTCGCAGCGATACCAATTGATACAGTTCACTTTTGGAGGATACGCCTTTTGTTTGACGCCGGGCTTGGAGAACACAGAGCCACCCCATTACCTTTGTGCAGCATGCATGAATCAGCGCAAGAAGTCTATATTACAGCCATACGGCGAAGCATTTCTTCGTTGTAGCCTTTGTCACGAAGAAATCCAGATAGCTAACCTATCGCCGGTACGTGTTGATACTCATTTTGACCTTCGCGAATCGTAA
- a CDS encoding protein of unknown function (Evidence 5 : No homology to any previously reported sequences): MSPKRKTLFVIFAGPQQHGGPGTCYIAQDGTITGIRSRAAKFYSFAEAERFAKARNITLSAITYIGQEGFTDFEIQMGS, translated from the coding sequence ATGTCGCCAAAGCGTAAGACCTTGTTTGTGATCTTTGCTGGCCCTCAGCAACACGGTGGCCCCGGAACTTGCTACATCGCCCAAGACGGAACCATCACTGGCATACGATCCCGCGCTGCAAAGTTCTACTCCTTTGCGGAAGCCGAGCGGTTCGCAAAAGCGCGAAACATTACACTGAGCGCCATCACTTACATTGGACAGGAAGGCTTCACTGACTTTGAGATTCAGATGGGATCGTAA
- a CDS encoding Integrase, catalytic region: MGAAQTLASEVGIKPACDAFGTSRAGFYRAQTRTHAPMVEPTRRPSPPRALSADERQGVLDLLHADRFADQAPHEVYATLLDEGDYRCSIRTMYRLLNDHTEVKERRNQLRHPVYQKPELLATAPNQVWSWDITKLLSPVTWSYFYLYVILDIFSRYVVGWMVALAESAALAERLIRETCAKQGIDKGQLTIHADRGSSMTSKPVAFLLADLGVTKTHSRPHTSDDNPYSESQFKTLKYRPDFPERFGCIEDARGFCQDFFTWYNTAHRHTGIGLLTPEVLHYGLADEVRAARAAILQAAYETHPERFVRKVPVPPALPEAAWINKPKPMDTER, encoded by the coding sequence ATGGGCGCCGCGCAGACTCTGGCCTCCGAGGTAGGGATCAAACCGGCCTGCGACGCGTTCGGCACTTCTCGTGCCGGCTTCTACCGCGCCCAGACACGAACGCACGCTCCGATGGTGGAGCCAACGAGGCGCCCCAGCCCTCCACGGGCGCTGTCCGCCGATGAACGGCAGGGCGTGCTCGACCTGCTGCACGCCGACCGGTTTGCCGACCAGGCGCCCCATGAGGTCTATGCGACCCTCCTGGACGAAGGCGACTACCGCTGCTCCATCCGCACCATGTACCGACTCCTCAACGACCACACCGAGGTCAAAGAACGCCGGAACCAGTTGCGCCATCCGGTATATCAGAAACCGGAACTGCTGGCCACGGCCCCGAACCAGGTCTGGTCGTGGGACATTACGAAGCTCCTCAGCCCGGTGACGTGGTCCTACTTCTACCTCTATGTGATCCTGGACATTTTCAGCCGGTACGTCGTCGGCTGGATGGTCGCCTTGGCGGAATCGGCCGCCTTGGCCGAACGACTCATCCGTGAGACCTGCGCCAAACAGGGGATCGACAAAGGGCAGCTCACGATCCATGCGGACCGGGGCTCCTCCATGACCTCCAAGCCCGTGGCGTTCCTGTTGGCCGATCTGGGCGTCACCAAAACCCACAGCCGGCCGCATACGAGTGATGACAACCCGTACTCGGAAAGTCAGTTCAAGACCCTCAAGTACCGACCGGACTTCCCGGAACGGTTCGGGTGCATCGAGGATGCCCGGGGCTTCTGTCAGGACTTCTTCACCTGGTATAACACCGCGCATCGGCATACGGGCATTGGTCTCCTGACACCGGAGGTCCTGCACTACGGCTTGGCGGACGAGGTCCGCGCGGCTCGCGCCGCGATCCTGCAGGCCGCCTATGAAACCCATCCGGAGCGGTTCGTCCGCAAGGTGCCGGTTCCCCCGGCGCTTCCGGAGGCCGCGTGGATTAACAAACCGAAGCCGATGGATACCGAGCGATGA
- a CDS encoding conserved protein of unknown function (Evidence 4 : Homologs of previously reported genes of unknown function) has translation MLLEEFLKPLGITQSAMAARLGISFPRLNEIVRGKRSVTPDTALRLARVVGMSADFWLGLQQDWDLWYAMRSTRAVEIAHLEPLNRMA, from the coding sequence ATGCTGCTTGAGGAGTTCCTCAAGCCATTGGGGATCACCCAGTCGGCTATGGCAGCGCGTCTCGGCATCTCCTTCCCTCGGTTGAATGAAATCGTTCGCGGCAAGCGGAGCGTCACCCCTGATACGGCCCTGCGACTGGCCCGCGTGGTGGGAATGTCGGCAGACTTCTGGCTGGGGCTTCAGCAGGATTGGGATCTGTGGTACGCGATGCGCAGCACGAGGGCTGTCGAAATAGCTCATCTGGAGCCGCTCAACCGTATGGCGTAA
- a CDS encoding transposase, giving the protein MRAQGAPLSLACRTLGVSRAGFYKWQRGSAPTSPQQAPCDERLAQRIRNILDREETFGYRRVWAWLRFQEGVRVNRKTVHRIMQRKGWQCRVWHRPALRPTPTWEKCSTVQQPDRLWATDATKIWCGRDGWASLIGVLDAGSRECVGARFARQGRAIEAVDALEQGILQCYGSFAHVPEGLRLRHDNGSIFLARLFVGTTQQLAITQEFIPRYSPEYNGVIERFFRTLKQECVWLHHFESFAEAESIIMAWIDRYNSERQHSALGYLTPRVWREQFYQLPQAA; this is encoded by the coding sequence TTGAGGGCGCAGGGTGCGCCGCTGAGTCTGGCGTGCCGGACACTGGGTGTCTCGCGCGCGGGCTTCTACAAATGGCAGCGCGGCTCGGCGCCCACTTCCCCGCAGCAGGCGCCGTGTGACGAGCGCCTGGCCCAGCGGATCCGGAACATCCTGGACCGCGAGGAGACCTTCGGCTACCGGCGGGTGTGGGCCTGGCTGCGGTTCCAGGAGGGCGTCAGGGTGAATCGCAAGACGGTCCATCGGATCATGCAACGGAAAGGGTGGCAATGCCGCGTGTGGCACCGTCCAGCCCTGCGGCCCACGCCGACGTGGGAGAAGTGTTCGACGGTCCAGCAGCCGGACCGGCTCTGGGCCACCGATGCGACGAAGATCTGGTGTGGTCGGGATGGCTGGGCGAGTCTTATCGGCGTCCTCGACGCTGGCAGCCGCGAGTGCGTCGGCGCTCGGTTTGCCCGCCAGGGTCGGGCGATCGAAGCGGTCGATGCCCTGGAGCAAGGCATTCTCCAGTGCTATGGAAGTTTCGCCCACGTACCCGAGGGCCTGCGGCTTCGGCACGATAACGGTTCCATCTTCCTGGCCCGCCTGTTCGTTGGGACCACCCAGCAGCTTGCGATTACCCAGGAGTTTATCCCTCGATACTCCCCGGAGTACAACGGGGTCATTGAACGCTTCTTCCGCACCCTGAAGCAAGAATGTGTCTGGTTGCACCATTTCGAGTCCTTCGCGGAGGCCGAATCCATCATCATGGCCTGGATCGACCGCTACAACAGCGAGCGACAGCATTCGGCCCTGGGGTATCTCACCCCTCGGGTCTGGCGTGAACAGTTCTATCAACTCCCCCAGGCGGCATAA